In Desulfovibrio sp. TomC, the following proteins share a genomic window:
- a CDS encoding recombinase family protein produces the protein MDSVSTMNSTPPASAGIYVRVSTANQIDKDSLHTQEERLRAYCVANQIPVFKLYKDAGFSAKDTNRPALKDLLRDAESGLITSVFVTKLDRITRSTKDLMYLTEFFEGINIRFASISENIDTTSAHGRLLRQIIGVLSQFERELVAERVSVDMSHRARLGKWNGGVVPFGYTTQELYSKHLIGLGTESPDASLQSASLYPEQKKLYVYQSEAKVVNNIFQVFISHNSIRKTAHALNNQGFRTRNGGHWGTVSVHRILTNPTYIGKTWYGKRRSDPVTGKLIAQDKQDWIICDGQHPSIIDVDTYESVQAMLKSISTKPTNSKRNYLLSGILKCGLCGGAMAGNTTSKKNSDKTYGYYKCVNRMQKGLEACSGLNIPSVEIEKYVADSLLALSENKEFLTDKQKILDLFYTQNSNSKINACDLSQIESNIQLLQNRLDNLLGALECNRIDGDDFDRRYAVLKKEIDEAKATRDHLVGLINEKDTTKTFLLTSFENLCSFATNWEFLDDVGKALRLKSIVREIRVTGQLVDIDVFIDVGEVFHTGRDSWRTAA, from the coding sequence ATGGACTCGGTGAGCACAATGAATAGCACCCCTCCCGCTAGCGCAGGTATATATGTTCGAGTATCTACTGCCAACCAAATCGACAAAGATTCGCTGCATACGCAAGAGGAAAGACTCCGTGCATATTGTGTAGCAAACCAAATACCGGTTTTTAAGTTGTATAAGGACGCTGGCTTTAGCGCCAAAGACACTAACCGACCCGCACTTAAAGACTTGCTTAGGGATGCAGAATCAGGATTGATAACATCTGTTTTTGTGACAAAACTTGACCGAATAACAAGGTCAACGAAAGATTTGATGTACTTAACAGAATTTTTTGAAGGGATTAACATTCGCTTCGCAAGTATATCAGAAAATATCGATACGACCTCCGCACATGGTAGGTTGTTACGTCAGATTATAGGAGTCCTTTCACAGTTTGAGAGAGAATTGGTAGCTGAACGTGTGTCTGTAGACATGTCGCATCGTGCTCGATTAGGCAAATGGAATGGAGGTGTTGTCCCATTTGGTTACACTACTCAGGAACTGTACTCTAAGCACCTCATTGGTTTAGGCACTGAAAGCCCAGACGCTTCCTTGCAAAGTGCCAGTTTATATCCTGAGCAGAAAAAATTATATGTATACCAAAGCGAGGCTAAAGTCGTTAATAATATATTTCAGGTCTTTATTTCTCACAATAGCATAAGAAAGACTGCCCACGCTCTTAACAATCAGGGTTTTAGAACACGGAATGGTGGGCACTGGGGAACTGTTTCAGTCCATAGAATTCTTACAAATCCTACATATATAGGTAAAACGTGGTATGGTAAAAGGAGGAGTGACCCTGTAACTGGTAAGTTAATTGCTCAAGACAAGCAGGATTGGATTATTTGTGACGGACAACATCCTTCGATAATTGATGTTGATACTTATGAGTCTGTCCAAGCGATGCTAAAGTCGATATCGACGAAGCCGACGAACAGTAAGCGCAACTATTTGCTTTCAGGCATATTGAAATGTGGTTTGTGCGGCGGAGCGATGGCTGGCAATACTACTTCCAAGAAAAATTCTGACAAAACTTATGGGTACTATAAATGCGTAAATCGCATGCAAAAAGGTCTTGAAGCCTGTTCTGGGTTAAATATACCTTCCGTAGAAATAGAGAAGTATGTTGCTGACAGTTTGTTAGCACTTTCGGAAAACAAAGAATTTTTGACTGACAAGCAAAAAATTTTAGATCTATTTTATACACAAAATTCTAATAGCAAAATAAATGCTTGTGACTTGTCGCAAATAGAATCAAACATTCAATTGTTACAAAATCGTCTTGACAATTTGTTGGGTGCTTTAGAATGCAATAGAATAGATGGTGACGATTTTGATCGAAGATACGCTGTTCTTAAGAAAGAAATAGACGAGGCCAAGGCGACAAGGGATCACCTTGTCGGGTTAATCAATGAGAAGGACACAACTAAAACGTTTCTTCTCACCTCTTTCGAAAACCTCTGTTCGTTTGCCACAAATTGGGAATTTTTAGACGATGTGGGGAAGGCTTTGCGGCTCAAATCTATTGTTAGAGAAATTCGGGTTACAGGCCAACTCGTTGATATTGATGTATTTATTGATGTTGGAGAAGTGTTCCACACGGGCAGGGATTCATGGCGCACAGCAGCATGA
- a CDS encoding MFS transporter, with protein MSETNSRANASAWGILAAMSFGALIAQMFSTVIGPALPTIKDDLDLSLSMQAWTITSYSLAFGTALIAGGRLGDLVGEVRMIVIGYMVFGGGLILSAMATSGLLMVSGRTMQGIGIGISAPATLSIVVNAFSASRCGFAVGLWGFAHGFGLLVGPIFAGYMHDLLSWRWVFWLAVPLTAAVILVTLAATRNYCSVLSSGRYDIIGLVLGGLGITFVTYGLQNASNGWGTPSTWGALAVGVVLLALFGIVETRTDCPLVDFSLWRERLFSGAFFAESAVGFVYIPMLTVVGSLFFIEVLGYSPVMASWVIVITTGTCMVLEPPAGRLIDHIGPGIPIVAALAMQAVALFWMGTFCRETTLGELIIPLALMGAGVGIALPACNAAGMRTLKPEQAGMGSGLLQMTFNVPAALGVALVTSIMGAHSLDKVWTALAGKPFLQQGLEYAQAVKDGNDAVAAAILKSLPSDSAAMVENAMVSAQASTIAMSMTVLGSIALAGAIMALLIIGRRRCPKENPLAGSVQDDE; from the coding sequence ATGAGTGAAACGAATAGCAGGGCCAACGCCAGCGCCTGGGGGATTCTGGCAGCCATGAGCTTTGGCGCGCTCATTGCTCAGATGTTCAGCACGGTGATCGGTCCCGCCTTGCCTACAATCAAAGATGATCTCGACCTGTCCCTGTCGATGCAGGCCTGGACGATCACTTCATACAGCCTTGCCTTCGGCACGGCGCTGATCGCTGGCGGTCGCCTCGGCGACCTCGTGGGCGAGGTCCGCATGATTGTGATCGGCTATATGGTTTTCGGCGGCGGCCTCATCCTGTCCGCCATGGCCACGAGCGGCTTGCTCATGGTGTCCGGGCGCACAATGCAAGGCATCGGCATCGGTATTTCAGCACCGGCCACCCTGTCCATCGTCGTAAACGCATTTTCCGCTTCCCGATGTGGATTCGCTGTCGGCTTGTGGGGATTTGCCCACGGGTTCGGATTGCTGGTCGGTCCGATATTCGCGGGCTACATGCACGATCTGCTGAGTTGGCGCTGGGTCTTCTGGCTCGCCGTGCCGCTGACTGCCGCAGTCATTCTCGTCACTCTGGCGGCTACAAGGAACTATTGCAGCGTACTGTCTTCCGGCCGCTATGACATCATCGGTCTCGTCCTCGGCGGCCTTGGGATCACCTTTGTTACCTATGGATTGCAAAACGCCAGCAACGGCTGGGGTACCCCTAGCACCTGGGGGGCTCTGGCGGTCGGCGTTGTGCTGCTCGCCTTGTTCGGCATTGTCGAGACCCGCACAGATTGTCCCCTCGTCGATTTTTCCCTGTGGCGTGAGCGTCTTTTTTCCGGCGCTTTTTTTGCCGAAAGCGCCGTCGGTTTCGTCTATATCCCTATGCTGACCGTCGTGGGATCACTGTTTTTCATCGAAGTTCTTGGTTACTCGCCAGTGATGGCCAGTTGGGTCATCGTCATCACGACCGGAACTTGCATGGTGCTTGAACCGCCCGCAGGTCGCCTTATCGACCACATCGGACCGGGAATTCCCATTGTGGCTGCACTGGCCATGCAGGCCGTCGCGTTGTTCTGGATGGGCACCTTCTGTCGGGAGACAACCCTGGGCGAACTCATCATCCCCTTGGCGCTGATGGGAGCAGGCGTTGGAATCGCCTTGCCAGCCTGCAATGCGGCCGGGATGCGTACACTCAAGCCCGAACAGGCAGGCATGGGCTCCGGTCTTCTTCAGATGACATTCAACGTACCGGCCGCGCTAGGTGTCGCCCTGGTCACATCGATCATGGGGGCTCATTCTCTTGACAAGGTGTGGACAGCTTTGGCCGGAAAGCCGTTTCTCCAGCAGGGCCTGGAATATGCGCAAGCCGTCAAAGACGGGAACGATGCAGTAGCCGCAGCCATCCTCAAGTCGCTGCCCTCCGATTCAGCAGCAATGGTGGAAAACGCCATGGTTTCAGCGCAAGCCTCAACAATCGCTATGAGCATGACGGTCCTTGGAAGCATTGCACTGGCTGGGGCGATCATGGCTCTGCTGATCATCGGCCGCCGCAGATGCCCAAAGGAGAATCCACTTGCTGGCTCAGTCCAGGATGATGAGTGA
- a CDS encoding PAS domain S-box protein has protein sequence MSLHHTLDQNFNNKDADEAISVILDAPIGFFKSTPDGRFLFVNPALAVMHGYESPEDLMSSITDIATQTYVNPSDRDFFLKLLNATGCIVNHECQLRRRDGSTFWVSRNARVVHHTDGCVMHYQGFVIDITDRKNAEVTKQENDEIQRTIMESLPIGMAIIDAESRNIEFVNTAAANMFGAAPDRIQGNRCHQFLCPASECTCPIGDLGQKIDNSDRIMLCADGTKLPVLKTVTPILVRGKQKYLECFIDIRGRKAAEAELQRSREQFELAVNGSNDGIWDWDLRTEDLYLSRKWKEQLGYREDELDNVFSTFESLIHIEDKDRVFDYIDQYLHSIVQRYSIEFRMRHKNGSYRWILARGEAVRDDAGVPVRMAGSHTDMTDYKIAQERLHKFAQQMEINNITLDQALSQAQAATQAKSEFLANMSHEIRTPMNGVIGMTGLLLGTDLTTEQQHYAEVIRSSGESLLNLINDILDFSKIEAGKLDLEILDFDLLDLVDEFSDAMALRANEKGLEFLCFVDTNVPVSLRGDPGRLRQILNNLAGNAIKFTSKGEVSVKVILCEEQDNKCLLCFSMRDTGIGIPEEKHSILFEKFAQADYSTTRNYGGTGLGLSISKQLVEMMGGEIGVNSKDGHGAEFWFTILIDKQKNYSQDTLSPAILKDVKALVVDDNITNCEILTINMTNWGMLPLDVQDAPQALGALYRGLEENAPYRLAVIDMQMPGMDGLALGRAIKADPRLAGVAMVMLTSMGSHGDSQRFFEAGFRAYALKPIRRRDLLNILQRVLSESPREDSPQIITRQSARDRILPLQRTGRILVVEDNITNQQVAVGILNKLGVHTDAVANGVEALRTLENISYDLVLMDVQMPVMDGFEATRRVRNPQSAVLDHAIPIIAMTAHAMPRYREQCLEKGMNDYITKPVSAKILSEIVAKWLPNHSEESPNQSTLPPERSTDEIAIKENGLPVFDKRSMMVRMMDDQDLAQYVIRTFLGDIPIQLKRLRESIATCEFEISERISHSIKGAAANVSGKRMLETALKMEQAGKNRDSGVLESLIPELEKRFSELKETIEHDFPI, from the coding sequence ATGTCACTTCATCATACACTTGACCAAAATTTTAATAATAAAGATGCAGATGAGGCAATCAGTGTTATCCTAGATGCTCCTATTGGGTTTTTCAAGTCAACACCAGATGGAAGGTTTTTATTTGTCAATCCTGCGTTGGCGGTGATGCACGGCTATGAATCCCCGGAAGATTTAATGTCGTCCATTACTGATATCGCTACGCAAACATACGTAAACCCTTCTGATAGGGATTTTTTTTTAAAATTATTGAACGCCACTGGATGTATTGTTAATCACGAATGCCAACTTCGGCGTCGGGATGGCTCCACGTTCTGGGTATCACGGAATGCTCGGGTCGTGCATCATACGGATGGATGCGTCATGCATTACCAAGGGTTTGTCATTGACATTACGGATCGAAAAAATGCGGAGGTAACAAAGCAAGAGAATGATGAAATACAACGAACCATAATGGAAAGCCTTCCCATTGGAATGGCTATCATTGATGCTGAGTCACGAAACATTGAGTTTGTTAATACAGCTGCGGCAAACATGTTTGGGGCAGCTCCTGATCGAATTCAGGGTAATCGCTGTCACCAATTTCTTTGCCCAGCCTCTGAATGCACTTGCCCAATAGGAGATCTTGGGCAGAAAATAGACAATTCGGATCGGATTATGCTTTGTGCCGACGGAACTAAACTCCCTGTTCTTAAGACAGTCACTCCTATCCTTGTTCGGGGAAAACAAAAGTATCTGGAGTGCTTTATTGATATCAGAGGCAGGAAGGCGGCCGAAGCTGAGTTGCAGAGATCTAGAGAACAGTTTGAATTGGCAGTAAATGGTTCAAATGATGGCATATGGGATTGGGATTTGCGCACAGAAGACCTTTACCTGTCGCGTAAATGGAAAGAGCAACTTGGATATCGGGAAGATGAGTTGGATAATGTTTTTAGCACGTTTGAGTCACTCATTCATATTGAAGACAAAGATCGTGTCTTTGATTATATTGATCAGTATCTTCACTCGATTGTTCAGAGATATAGTATTGAGTTCAGAATGCGTCACAAGAATGGCTCTTACAGATGGATACTTGCCCGTGGGGAGGCGGTACGCGACGATGCGGGGGTGCCAGTACGCATGGCAGGATCTCACACCGATATGACCGATTACAAAATTGCCCAGGAACGATTGCATAAATTTGCTCAGCAGATGGAGATCAATAACATCACCTTGGATCAAGCGTTGAGTCAGGCCCAGGCCGCAACTCAGGCAAAAAGCGAGTTTTTGGCCAATATGAGCCATGAGATACGAACCCCCATGAACGGCGTCATCGGGATGACCGGTTTGCTGCTTGGCACCGATCTCACAACCGAACAACAGCACTACGCGGAGGTCATTCGATCAAGCGGAGAATCGCTCCTCAATCTTATCAACGATATTCTAGATTTTTCCAAGATAGAGGCGGGGAAACTTGATCTCGAAATACTCGATTTCGACCTATTGGATCTTGTCGACGAATTTTCTGACGCAATGGCTTTGCGTGCTAATGAAAAAGGTTTAGAATTCCTCTGTTTCGTCGATACTAATGTCCCTGTCTCCTTGCGAGGTGATCCAGGTCGGTTGCGGCAGATACTCAATAACCTTGCTGGGAACGCCATCAAATTCACTTCTAAGGGTGAGGTGAGCGTCAAGGTCATCCTGTGTGAGGAACAAGATAATAAATGTCTTTTGTGCTTCTCAATGCGAGATACAGGTATTGGTATTCCTGAAGAAAAGCACTCTATTTTATTCGAAAAGTTCGCTCAGGCAGACTACTCTACTACACGCAATTATGGTGGAACAGGATTAGGCCTCTCCATATCCAAGCAACTTGTAGAGATGATGGGTGGCGAAATAGGAGTTAACAGTAAAGATGGTCATGGTGCAGAATTTTGGTTTACCATTTTGATAGATAAACAAAAAAACTATTCACAAGATACGCTTTCTCCAGCGATTCTAAAAGATGTGAAAGCGCTTGTTGTGGATGATAATATTACTAATTGCGAAATTCTGACGATCAATATGACTAACTGGGGAATGCTTCCCCTTGATGTCCAGGATGCTCCGCAGGCCTTGGGGGCTTTGTACCGTGGACTAGAGGAGAATGCTCCATATCGTCTGGCCGTCATCGACATGCAAATGCCGGGTATGGACGGCTTGGCCTTGGGTCGGGCCATCAAAGCGGACCCCCGCCTGGCCGGGGTCGCGATGGTAATGCTGACTTCCATGGGAAGTCACGGCGACTCCCAGCGTTTTTTTGAAGCCGGCTTTCGTGCGTATGCGCTCAAACCGATACGTCGCAGGGATCTGCTGAACATTCTGCAACGTGTCCTGTCCGAATCACCTCGCGAGGATAGTCCTCAGATCATCACACGGCAATCTGCCAGGGACCGAATACTTCCGTTGCAACGTACTGGACGAATTCTCGTCGTGGAAGACAATATCACAAACCAGCAAGTGGCTGTGGGGATCCTCAACAAGCTTGGTGTGCACACGGATGCGGTCGCTAACGGCGTAGAGGCCTTGCGGACCCTCGAGAATATTTCCTACGATTTGGTTCTTATGGATGTTCAGATGCCCGTGATGGACGGGTTCGAGGCGACAAGGCGGGTTCGAAATCCCCAGAGTGCTGTACTGGATCATGCCATTCCGATCATCGCCATGACCGCACACGCAATGCCTAGGTATCGGGAACAATGCCTTGAAAAAGGCATGAATGACTATATTACAAAGCCTGTCTCTGCCAAAATCCTTTCTGAGATCGTTGCCAAGTGGTTGCCGAATCATAGTGAGGAGTCGCCAAATCAGTCTACGCTCCCCCCGGAGCGCAGCACAGATGAGATTGCTATAAAAGAAAATGGACTACCCGTATTCGATAAAAGGTCCATGATGGTCAGGATGATGGACGATCAGGATTTAGCGCAATATGTCATCAGAACATTCCTGGGAGATATCCCTATTCAGCTGAAACGATTGCGAGAAAGCATTGCGACATGTGAATTTGAGATTTCTGAACGAATATCTCATAGTATCAAGGGAGCTGCTGCGAACGTGAGTGGAAAACGTATGTTAGAAACTGCTTTAAAAATGGAGCAAGCTGGAAAAAATAGAGATAGTGGCGTGCTTGAAAGCCTTATTCCTGAGCTAGAGAAAAGATTTAGTGAATTAAAAGAAACAATAGAACACGATTTTCCCATTTAA
- a CDS encoding PAS domain-containing sensor histidine kinase: MLTIKRLLSTVLLVLIGLYTAAALTNIVHSIDVYNKADYICQINDISDDLYDAVQHFGFERGRVNVVLRDSGPVESMENNRVFIAKQRSEGEKALQNAITKINALKKDKFINIETSPVEFNTSVSTLRNAVDCEMKIPLTDRDNKLVARWFDTMTEFIDSLEELLFALTSDIKIIDGTSREFFTIKSKLLSLRNSAGPECSLVLSAYGTDGVLSDNDLIKVFKLEGVTSRLIQDIRLSARLLDNAALNMALKNFNTKYIDQFVPIQKSSLDAIFSKQKLPYEKQAYEKTMVDALNSIAPLMESAITTTNQYAMERLAFSKKSLSEAIFYSASFLTISIALFLYIKVKVSFRIKALSKTMSELSNENNQDVPYSSDSDEIGDMARSVQVFKENIVKRKEADAQILKDLEDRKVLLDTIHLQVWYQLDESTYGAVNDSHATFLGKSKKEVEFKRIDEIFPHEVAQKIIEKNRAVIKGRRTINTEEWVRDGNNETRLLSVTKHPKFDKDGEVEYFIYSAEDITERRQAEIFRNDVEMIIRHDIKSPLAGLHSLASLALQEDIGDGLRNVAPLILNSIQQVINLVDSSDKLYKMECGVYCPKRMPFELPKVLGNVLQTLHSICIHKKITISNKCKCNSPDSCTVFGEKFLIENMLLNIVKNAVEASVDGSVVEVTCYVLSDCSYISVTNPGVINEDVSKKIFTKYFSYGKEHGTGLGTYSARLIAKSHGGDISFSVSSENKTTFLIELPLIPHDKDSNVAKCQHSNIQ; encoded by the coding sequence ATGCTTACGATAAAACGACTCTTAAGTACAGTCTTGCTTGTTCTTATTGGACTATACACAGCGGCAGCACTAACAAACATAGTGCACTCGATTGATGTCTATAATAAAGCTGATTATATCTGTCAAATTAACGATATCTCAGATGATCTGTACGATGCCGTACAGCATTTTGGATTTGAAAGAGGACGGGTGAATGTTGTTCTCAGAGATTCCGGCCCCGTGGAATCAATGGAAAACAATCGAGTGTTCATAGCAAAGCAAAGAAGCGAAGGCGAAAAAGCGTTACAAAATGCTATAACCAAAATCAATGCGTTAAAAAAAGATAAATTCATCAACATAGAAACCAGCCCTGTTGAGTTTAATACATCAGTGTCAACGTTGCGAAATGCCGTAGATTGCGAAATGAAAATACCTCTAACAGACAGGGACAACAAACTTGTTGCTCGTTGGTTTGATACGATGACAGAGTTTATTGACAGCCTGGAGGAGCTACTCTTTGCCCTAACTTCTGACATAAAAATCATCGATGGCACGTCGCGTGAATTTTTTACCATAAAATCAAAACTTTTGTCTCTACGCAATTCAGCAGGTCCGGAATGCTCCCTGGTGCTTTCGGCCTATGGAACTGACGGAGTGCTTTCTGACAATGACCTCATTAAAGTATTTAAGCTAGAAGGTGTCACATCGCGATTAATCCAAGACATTAGGCTATCAGCAAGGCTACTTGACAATGCAGCACTCAACATGGCCTTGAAAAATTTTAATACAAAATACATAGACCAATTTGTTCCGATTCAAAAATCAAGTCTTGATGCAATATTTTCAAAGCAGAAATTGCCATACGAAAAACAAGCTTACGAAAAAACAATGGTCGATGCTTTGAATTCAATCGCCCCCCTAATGGAATCCGCCATAACGACGACAAATCAGTATGCAATGGAAAGGCTGGCATTTTCTAAAAAATCACTTTCCGAAGCAATATTTTACTCTGCTTCATTTCTAACCATCTCCATTGCGTTGTTTCTGTACATAAAAGTCAAAGTCTCTTTTAGAATAAAAGCTCTTTCAAAAACCATGTCTGAACTGTCGAACGAGAACAACCAGGATGTTCCCTATTCTAGCGACTCGGATGAAATTGGCGATATGGCAAGATCTGTTCAAGTATTTAAAGAAAATATTGTGAAGAGAAAAGAGGCAGATGCACAAATATTGAAAGACCTTGAAGATAGAAAAGTGTTACTCGACACGATTCATCTTCAGGTATGGTACCAGCTCGATGAGTCTACTTATGGTGCCGTCAATGACTCTCACGCCACATTTCTCGGCAAAAGCAAGAAGGAGGTAGAATTCAAAAGAATTGACGAGATTTTTCCGCATGAAGTTGCTCAAAAAATAATTGAAAAGAACCGCGCCGTTATCAAAGGAAGAAGAACTATAAACACAGAGGAATGGGTGCGAGACGGAAATAACGAGACAAGACTTTTGTCTGTAACAAAACATCCAAAATTTGACAAAGATGGTGAAGTTGAATATTTTATATATTCAGCAGAAGATATAACAGAGCGAAGGCAAGCTGAAATATTTCGCAACGATGTTGAAATGATAATACGTCATGACATTAAATCTCCTCTTGCTGGATTACACTCTCTGGCGTCCTTGGCTCTACAAGAAGATATTGGCGATGGCCTTCGCAATGTCGCCCCACTAATACTTAACTCCATCCAACAGGTAATCAATCTCGTTGATTCATCTGACAAATTATACAAAATGGAATGTGGAGTTTATTGCCCGAAAAGAATGCCATTTGAATTGCCAAAAGTTCTCGGCAATGTACTTCAAACACTTCATAGTATTTGTATTCATAAAAAAATTACGATTTCTAACAAGTGCAAATGCAATAGTCCAGATAGTTGCACTGTGTTTGGCGAAAAGTTTTTAATTGAAAATATGCTTCTTAATATTGTAAAAAATGCTGTTGAAGCGTCAGTTGATGGATCTGTGGTAGAAGTAACCTGTTACGTTCTGTCGGATTGTTCGTATATTTCCGTAACTAATCCTGGAGTAATCAATGAAGATGTGTCAAAAAAAATATTTACCAAATATTTTAGTTATGGAAAAGAACACGGCACAGGATTAGGGACATACAGCGCACGACTAATAGCCAAGTCCCATGGTGGCGACATCTCGTTTTCTGTTTCGTCGGAAAACAAAACGACCTTCCTCATTGAATTGCCACTTATTCCGCATGATAAGGATTCCAACGTCGCGAAATGTCAGCATAGCAACATACAATAA